The following are encoded together in the Planktothrix serta PCC 8927 genome:
- a CDS encoding amylo-alpha-1,6-glucosidase, with protein sequence MSINFGRETCCDLPSAEAREWLVTNGIGGYASGTIAGLLTRRYQGLLVAALKPPLGRTLLVTKIDDLVEYQGQVYPLYTNRWAGGAVDGYGHHHIERFHLDRTVPTWKFACADALLEKRIWMQPEANITYVRYSLTRATGPMTLTLKALVNYRDYHSDTQTWNWQMQVEPVENGVCVTAFSEAVPFYLLTDRATVTPAHEWYYHFDLARERERGLMDHEDHLHAATFTATLNPGESLCFVATTDPNPSLNAEAALEVRRTHERKLLGFWQDSCPVNSREIPEWVKQLVFAADQFVVNRSIPENPVGKTIIAGYPWFGDWGRDTMISLPGIAITTGRLQIARAILYTYAKYVDQGMLPNRFPDAGETPEYNTVDATLWYFEAVRQYYEVTEDIDVIENLFPVLADIIQYHCRGTRYNIHLDPADGLLYAGEIGTQLTWMDAKIGDWVVTPRIGKPVEINALWYNALRIMGKFARQIGRPYQEYDALADRALARFERFWHPELGYCYDVLDGIYGNDATLRPNQIFAVSLPHSALSPEQQRAVVETCGRFLLTSSGLRSLSPNHLHYRGYYGGNPIQRDSGYHQGTVWAWLLGPYVIAHLRVFQNPQVARSFLDPIANHLTTAGLGNISEIFDGNAPMYPQGCIAQAWSVGEILRAWSATER encoded by the coding sequence ATGAGTATTAATTTTGGACGAGAAACGTGCTGTGATTTGCCCAGTGCAGAAGCACGAGAATGGTTAGTGACCAATGGCATCGGGGGCTATGCTTCAGGCACAATAGCAGGCTTACTAACCAGACGTTATCAGGGTTTATTAGTGGCGGCTTTAAAACCTCCATTAGGACGTACCTTGCTGGTGACGAAAATAGATGATTTAGTCGAATACCAGGGACAAGTTTATCCCCTTTATACCAATCGTTGGGCCGGAGGTGCCGTCGATGGTTATGGACATCACCACATTGAACGGTTTCACTTAGATCGTACCGTTCCCACCTGGAAATTTGCCTGTGCTGACGCCCTCCTAGAAAAACGGATTTGGATGCAGCCAGAAGCCAATATAACTTATGTTCGTTATAGTTTAACTCGTGCTACGGGGCCGATGACGCTCACCCTCAAAGCCTTAGTTAACTATCGAGATTATCATAGCGATACCCAGACTTGGAACTGGCAAATGCAGGTAGAACCCGTTGAAAACGGGGTTTGTGTGACTGCATTTTCCGAGGCGGTTCCCTTTTATTTATTAACAGATCGCGCTACCGTAACACCAGCCCATGAATGGTACTATCACTTTGATTTAGCACGGGAACGAGAACGGGGGTTAATGGATCACGAAGATCATCTTCATGCGGCCACCTTCACCGCCACGTTGAACCCCGGAGAATCCTTATGTTTTGTGGCGACAACCGACCCTAACCCCAGTTTAAATGCAGAAGCCGCCCTAGAAGTCCGTCGCACCCACGAACGCAAATTATTAGGATTTTGGCAAGATAGCTGTCCCGTTAATAGTAGAGAAATTCCTGAATGGGTGAAACAATTGGTATTTGCGGCCGATCAATTTGTGGTCAATCGTTCCATTCCTGAAAATCCAGTCGGTAAAACCATTATTGCCGGATATCCCTGGTTTGGGGATTGGGGACGGGACACAATGATTAGTTTACCGGGCATTGCCATCACTACAGGTCGTCTACAAATTGCCCGTGCCATCCTCTATACTTACGCTAAATATGTTGATCAAGGGATGTTACCCAACCGTTTCCCCGATGCCGGAGAAACCCCCGAATATAATACCGTTGATGCTACCTTGTGGTATTTTGAAGCCGTTCGTCAATATTATGAAGTCACTGAAGATATTGATGTAATTGAAAATTTGTTTCCAGTGCTCGCGGATATAATTCAATATCACTGTCGCGGAACTCGCTACAATATTCACCTTGATCCAGCCGATGGTTTACTCTATGCCGGAGAGATAGGAACACAGTTAACCTGGATGGATGCCAAAATTGGAGATTGGGTTGTGACGCCTCGCATCGGTAAACCCGTTGAAATTAATGCCCTTTGGTATAACGCTTTGCGAATTATGGGGAAATTTGCCCGTCAAATTGGCAGACCCTATCAAGAATATGATGCCTTAGCGGATCGGGCTTTAGCTCGATTTGAACGGTTCTGGCATCCTGAATTAGGCTATTGTTATGATGTGTTGGATGGGATTTATGGGAATGATGCCACCCTGCGTCCGAATCAAATTTTTGCCGTTTCTCTGCCTCACAGTGCCCTCTCTCCCGAACAACAACGGGCTGTCGTTGAAACCTGTGGACGGTTTTTGCTAACATCATCAGGATTGCGATCGCTTTCCCCTAATCATCTCCACTACCGAGGCTATTATGGGGGAAATCCCATACAGCGAGATAGTGGTTATCATCAAGGTACCGTTTGGGCTTGGCTTCTGGGGCCTTATGTGATCGCCCATTTACGGGTATTCCAAAATCCCCAGGTTGCTCGTAGTTTTTTAGACCCCATTGCCAACCATCTCACGACCGCCGGACTGGGGAATATTAGCGAAATTTTTGATGGTAATGCCCCCATGTACCCCCAGGGCTGTATTGCCCAAGCTTGGTCAGTGGGAGAAATTCTCCGAGCCTGGTCTGCTACAGAACGGTAA